Part of the Sinorhizobium sp. BG8 genome, TCACAGTCTCCTCGTTAACATGTCACGACGCATAACGCAGCTAAGCGAAGTCGCGTTTGATTTCGGTCACTTCGCCGACTTTGCTGCAGCAATCTCCGCAATCATCGCCAGGACGTCGCGTTCGACTGCCTCCGCCGGCGCTTCCTCGCGGCTGCGGATGACGATTTCCGTCGAGAACCGGTTGCCGTCGAAGCGCGGATAGGAGCCGATGCTCGTCTCCGGATGCGCCTTCTGGATCGCCGCGAGCTGGGTGCCGATGTCGCCCTCGCCGAACGGCGAGGTGACGGCGCGCGACAGCATCGGGGAACCGGCGGCAAGCGTCGGCACGAGCGTTTCGAGCATGGCGGTGAAGACCTGCGGGACGCCGGCCATCACATGGACGTTTCCGATGATGAAGCCCGGCGCGGTCGAGACCTTGTTCTCGATGTGGCGGGCGCCTTCGGGCATCCGGGCCATGCGCTGGCGCGCCTCGTTGAACTCGATGCCCCGGCGGTCGTACATCTCGCCGAGAAGCTTCATGGCGAGCGGATCGTGCACGCAGGCGAGCCCGAAGGCTCTCGCGACCGCGTCCGCGGTTATGTCGTCGTGGGTTGGACCGATGCCGCCCGAGGTGAAGACGTAGGTGTATCGGCTGCGCAGCGCGTTCAGCGCCTCGACGATAGCCTCCTCCTCGTCCCCGACGATGCGCACCTCCTTGAGGTCGATCCCCGCAAGGTAGAGGACATCGGCGAGGTGGCCGATGTTGCGGTCCTTCGTCCGACCGGACAGGAGTTCATCGCCGATCGCGAGCATGGCGGCGGTAACGAGCTTGGGTGAAACCATCAATGAAGAACCTCGAAGGGGGGTATCGTTCACCCCGCATGCCGTATTGTCAACGCGCATTGAACAGTCTGTTGCCTTCAGGCGTTCTGGCCGCGTGCATGTGAAGTGCTACAACCTGAATGTGACCGCGATCAAGCGGAAATCAATTCCCACAAGGCGACAGGAGACAGTGATGGCGAAAGTGCTGGTTCTTTACTACTCATCCTACGGCCACATCGAGACGATGGCCTATGCGGTGGCGGAAGGGGCGAAGTCCGCCGGCGCCGACGTGACCGTCAAGCGCGTGCCGGAGCTGGTCTCCGAGGAGGTCGCCAAGGCATCGCACTACAAGCTCGACCAGAAGGCCGAGGTCGCCAAGGTCGATGAACTCGCCGACTATGACGCCATCATCGTCGGCTCCGGCACCCGCTTCGGCACCGTCACCTCCCAGATGCGCAATTTCTGGGACCAGACCGGCGGCCTGTGGTTCTCCGGAAAGCTCGTCGGCAAGGTGGGCTCCGTCTTCACGTCCTCCGCGACGCAGCACGGCGGCCAGGAATCGACCATCCTCGGCTTCATTCCGACCCTGCTTCACCACGGCCTCGTGGTTGTCGGTCTTCCCTACGCGTTCCAGGGCCAGTCGGGTGTGGACGAGATCAAGGGCGGCTCGCCCTACGGTGCATCGACCATCACCGACGGCGACGGCTCCCGCCAGCCCTCGGCGATCGAACTGGAGGCTGCCAGGTACCAGGGCGCCCACGTCGCCAAGATCGCTGCCAAGATCGCCGGCTGACCGGCGAGCGTCGGCCGTTCGGAAAAAAGCAAGGAATGCAGCCGCGCAAGGCTGCATTCGGCCTGTCAGGCAGGCCCCATGAGGCAAGGCGATCCCCCGGATATTATTGACGCCCACTTGATCGCCTGCCGCGCCTCGGCTACCCACACGGGAGCGCGGACGTGGCGAAACTGGTAGACGCAAGGGACTTAAAATCCCTCGGTTAACACCGTACGGGTTCGACCCCCGTCGTCCGCACCACTCCAAATCAATCTCCTTGATTTGCCAGATAGTTGCCGATATTCAGAGGCTTATCGTCGCCCTGCCGCTACAAAGGGCGCTACAAAATGGTGGTTATGACTTCCCTCAAGAAAGCCAAGAACGGCGATTGGTTCAGCCGCAAGGCAATCCCGGCAGACGTGCGCGATGCCTATGGAAGTGCCTTTGGCGTTGGCCGTGAAGAGCGTTTTCGCAAGCCGTCATCAACGTCTCACATGCAGGCCGTCGCGGAGTTCAGGGATTGGGACGCAATGGTGTCGTCCCGTATTGACCATCTACGCTCTGTGGCCGCGGGGAGGGGAGTGACGCTCACCCAGCGCCAAATCAGTGCGCTATGCGGGGAGTGGTACACTTGGTTCACTGGCCAGCATGAGGAGGAGCCGGGGCAGGCTTCCACGTGGGATAGTTGGTACGACACCCTCAATACCGCCTACGAGCGATTTGACATTGTCCGAGAGGAAGTGACAGAGGAAGACCCACTTCCCCCAGCAGTCCAGCGTCACGTGGATGCCAAGGTGCAGGAGATAGGTCACGTTGCCACGTTCCTGGCTGAGAAGGAGATGCTTCTATCAGAGGACAGCCGCCGTGATTTTATCAAGACGTTGGAGCCCGAGCTGGTGGCAGCACTCGCCTTGCTGCGAAGACGTTCACGGGGCGACTATAGCCCCGATAAGCGCCTCTCTCGATTTGCCAACAGTGCAGCTCTCATCAGCAGCCAGAACGTCAAGCTTGCGGGCATGGATTGCTGGCAGGCCTTTGAGGCGTGGGTAAAGGAACGTCAGCCCGCAGGAGCGACAGTGAACAGGTGGCGTGGTGTCCTCTTGGGTCTCAACAGCTACTTCGATAAACGAGACGTGGCGACGATTACGGACACCGAGGCGGTGGAATGGAAAGGCACCCTCACCACAGAAGATCGCTCGGCAGCGGTCGCAAACGATGTATGGCTGAGGGCCGCGATCACGGTCTTTAATTGGCTCAAGGACAACAAGAAGATTGCGGCCAATCCTTTCGATGGACTTCGCATTGTCGGTCGCAAGAAGCCCAAGAAGCGCGAACGTGAGTTCCTGTCGGACGAATGGAAAGCCATCCTGAAAGCCTCACTTGAAGCCTCTACTGCTGGCCGTATCAAACCTCAAAAAATCGCATCTCGACGCTGGGTACCATGGCTCTGTGCATATACGGGTTCGCGGCCCGGTGAAATGACGCAGCTTCGCGGGGCCAATGTCTACCAGCAAGATGGAATTTGGATCATCGATATCAGTCCGGAAGACGGCACCGTCAAGGGAGCATCGTTCCGCAAGGTGCCGATCCATGAGCATCTGATCGCGCAGGGTTTCATCGAGTTCGTAAAGCGATCTGGTGATGGTCCGTTGTTCTACGACCCCTCAGATCGAAGGGCAGAGAGCAAAGACCCAACCAAGCCAGCCCAACCACCCTACGTCATCACCCGCAACAAGCTGGCGGAATGGGTGCGCAAGGATGTTGGCGTCAGGGACGAAGATATCAGGCCAAATCACGCTTGGCGTCATACCTTTAAGCGGAGGGCTGCTCGGGCTGGCATGGAGAAGCGCTTCAGGTTCGCCTTCTGTGGCCATGAGGATGGCGACGTAGGCGACCACTACGAGACGCCTACACTTGAGGACATGGCTGAAGAGCTGAAGAAGTTTCCAAGGTATGAGCTGGACTAATCTTATCTGTCCCCGGTTTCTTCCAGTATCGACCGTAGAGAGGCGTTTGGGGTGTGGCTGAACACAGGCCAGCCTAAGGGGACCGCGCGCCCACCCACGGTCGATGCAGCCCACGATGGATCGCAGCTTCGCTAGCCGTTGCCAATGATCTTATTTGCGTGCAGCGTACGTGCATCCTCTTCGTCAGACGACGCCTTGTCCTTCTCGTCTGCCTTTCTGTCCGAGGAATGGTCTTGCGCACCTGTGCCGGGGGCTTTCTTCTCAGGGGCAGATGGTTCATCAATCTTAGACATGTTCCTACTCCTCCACCTGTAAGGGCATCCTCAGTGTTGCACCTCGCACGGGTGGTGTCCAATCACACCTCTCGACACTGAACTCACCCCTATCGTCACCATCAAGAACAACGCAGTCGTCGCAGATAGCCGCAACGTTGCCGCCTACTTTAGCAAGCAGCATGCCCATGTCCTTCGTGACATTGATGACCTCATCTCATCGGCCCCAGAGGCAGCATCCAATTTTGGAGCCTGCGTTTATCAGGCTGTCGAAGGTGGCCGTGGATATCGGTTCTTCGACATGACCCGCGATGGCTTCTCACTCCTCGCGATGGGCTTCACTGGAGAGAAGGCACCGGTCCCAGCAGGTGGCCTTGTCGCAACAGAGCTTTACGCCTGAATGACAACTGTACTGATATGTCAGCTACGGCGTACTCTCCTGTCCTTGTGGTTGTTGGGAGGGGAGCCATGGAGACGGCATGGAACGTGAAGGATTGGGTGCAGATCATTCTGGTAGTGACCATACCGCTCACCTTGATCTTGATGAGTGCAGAGCGCGTCTATCTTGGAAAGGACTTTAAAGGCATCGGGTTACAGGTGCTGCGTCTTACCTCACTCGGTGTTGCCCTTCCGTTGATTGCCGTACTAGCTATCCAAGGCACGCTAGGAGGTGAGACGATTGGTACCCTCTTTGGGGCTGTCATCGGCTTCCTGTTTGGGCAGGGCGCACAGCAAGCCCAACCTGCTAGCGTTGTCCCCAGAGGTGAAGGGGACGGCAAGCCTACACAGCTTTGATAGGCAAACAGCCTTCCTCCGCAGTCCTCACCATGTCCAGCCGCGAGATCGCAGAGCTGACTGGCAAGCGCCATGACAACGTCATCCGTGACATCAAGGCCATGCTCACTGACCTCAGTTTTGAGGCAAGTGATTTCGCGGGTTCGTACATCGACCCAACCGGTCGGGAACTACCCTGCTTCAATCTCCCCAAGCGCGAGACCACGATCCTCGTCTCTGGCTACTCGGTCACCCTCCGTGCCCGTATCGTGGACCGCTGGATGGAACTGGAAGAGCAGGCTCGTTCTACGCCTATCACCACCCCGGCACTGCCTGACTTCTCGAACCCCGCTGAGGCTGCCCGTGCATGGGCCGAGCAGTACGAACATAGGCCCAGCCGTTGATCGATCCGGCTAAAGTCCAGTCACTGGAGGGACCATGCATGCGGCAACGCTACAACGCATTGAATTTCAACGAAAAATAATTACGCCGCCCTTAAGGAGAAAGAGAAGGACCGATTACCGTCCCCTAAAGGGAAAGGACAAGAAGGAATAGAGGATAACTTCAGGGGAGACTTCAAGCTGACTTCTTGAAGGAGGACTGAAGGGGATATCTCTATGAGGAATTGATGATGAAATACATCATGATCAATAACCCCTAACTCACCTTCTAGGTATCCCTCACGATACCCTTAACGTCCCCATCAACATGGCCCCATCGGGCACTCGATAACCGAGAATGTTCGTGGATGACATTCTTCCTTCTTTTTCTGTCCAGTCATGATTGACCCCGGCCCCTTGTCTTCGTGACAGGGCGTCGGGGTTTTTTCGTCCTGGCAGAACCTATCCACCATCCACAGCGACGACAGAGAAACAGAACCGACTGGAGCGTGACACCTCCAGCCTCGCAAGGAACATCCATGACCACCAAGATCACTATCACACCCCTGAAGCCTGACAGGCGGGGGCAGCCCTATGCTGTCTCCCTTCAGGGCCAGACCATCATTCCCAAGTCTCATGTCCCCTCCCATGATGCCTGCCGGTATCTGACCGAACGGGGATTTAGCGGCGCTGTCGAAGTCTGGTCAGATGGCGAAGCAAAACCCCGCCTGCTGATCGCAGACCTTCAGAAGGCTGCCAAGTTCACCGTGAGCGAGGACCAGAACCGTGGCCCCCGTGTCGTCCGATATCAACCGATGAGCATCGAAGCTCGCCAACGCCTGAGGGCATCACAGCGGCCTGCTGTCGAAGAGACAAGAGCCGCAGGATGATCTACATCACCGAGATATTGGACCGGAAGACCGGGGAACTGGTCTCGGTCGATCAGGGTGACTGGATCACCATCACAGAACTGGGGCAACTCTTCAGCCTCGGTCGTCGCCAGACCACCACTGTCCTACGCCAACTCGATTTCCTTCAGGTCGAAGGTGGTGGCCGCAACAGTCGCCACCGTATCGCTGATTGGGTCGTAGCCAAGGGCTGGGGGAAGCGGCTTCATCGCAAGTTCGACAAGTTCCCCTTCGATGTGATCAGCCCTGATGCTGTCGAGTGGATCAAGGAACGCTGGGCTGGTGCTGTCGCTGCCATCGAGCGGGAGACCCACAGCGGACCAGTTGCCGAAGCCAAGGCCGCACTGGCTGATTTCAAGTTGATGCATGGTCGTCGGGAAATGACGGTCCAGATGATGGTCTGCTGGCTGGCTGACTTCTTCCCCGATCTGACCCAGCAGCATATGGCCAGTGCGCTCGATGTCTCTCAGCAATTGGTCAGCCGGTTTCTGAAGATCAGGTCTGAGCAGTTGAAGGAAGCCAAGAACCTGAAGGTCAGCCGCTTCGATCCGGTTCCGGAAACTGCTTGTTGTACTCGTGTCGCCTAGGCCTATACGGAAGAGTACAACACCCCAGAAAATTACCAGATGACTGTCGGGCATCGTCCGGCGTCTCGACCCTGAGGCCTGATCTCCCCATTGACCATCGTTCTTTTGTGTCGGGGGTGGCCATTCTTAAGCGCCCTCGGTGCGGCTGGTGTCGTCCATCATCCAGACCCTAGAACCGCGTAAATGGTTACCCCCTGACAAGAAGCCAAAAGCCTTCTTCCGGTCCCTTTCATCGATCCCGCCCAGATTATCCAGATCATCCAGCGGCGTCAGTGAAGGGGCCGGGAGGTGGCCGGACTTCTCTGCTCTCCATGCAGCCAAACCAACCCCAATTGACACCACAATCCGACGCAGGACTGGACACCGCATGCCGAAGATCATGACCACCTTAAACGAGTTACGCCATTCGGGGCGGATGTGCCCGACTGGCTGGGCAACCATCTTGGCGGGGCTGAACAAGACGAAGGGCGATGATGCCCCCCTTGATGTGCTGCACTGCCTCCCGATCTGCGGCCACCATGACACCCTTTGGCATCTGCCGAACTGGCCACAGCATGACATGGAGTGTCGGTCGCTCGCACTCTCTTGTGCGAGCCGTGTGGTCCACATGGCGAATGACGAACGCGCTCACGCACTTCTCGCACTTGTCGAGAAACACGTAGCGGGGACGGTATCCTTCGCTACAGTTTGGGAGGGCATCCCTTCCCATTTCAGGCAAGTGCTGCATGAGCGTGGTCGTGACTGGGAAACTTGCAGCCAATCGGACGCGGCCATCTGTGCGGCCACCGTGACGGCCATGCGAGAAGGGTGTGCCACCCCGTATTTCGCAGCCATCGCAGCCGAGACAGCGGAGGGCAAGGCAGGTGGACAGGCTCAGCGTGCCGCCGAGGCTCGACACACAGCGATGCTCCATGAGTTTCTGTCGCAGGAGTAACATTCATCTCCCTGCGGGCCCAGGAATATCCGGTGAAAAATTCTGAGAGGGCAAATCATATAAGGGGAAAACGCACTTCCCCCGTGGCCCCCTCGATTTCATTGGCAGAGCAGTGTCCGTTTCCTGAGTGGGCCATTAGCAGGACACTTCCAATGACCAACCTCACCACCTTCAAATATCTCTCCAAGCTCGTCCGTGTGATCGAGATCGACGGCCAGCCGTGGTTCGCCGCTCGTGATCTCTGTGCCACCCTCGACATGTTCCAGCGCACACGGCGTGGCTACACCGAGGTAAACACATCCCGCTTCCGCGATGTCGTGGGAGATCAGGATGTTACCCACATCGCTGGTGTGGGTAATGGCGGAACAGGTCTGCTGTTCGTCTCCGAAGCGGGTCTCTACCGTCTGGTCATGCGCCCCGACAAACCGGAAGCCCGTGCGTTCCAAGACTGGGTCACCCGCGAAGTCCTCCCGGCGATCCGCAAGGATGGCATGTACGTGGCCGGTGAGGAGAAGCTGAAGACTGGCGATATGGACGAGGACGAGCTGACGCTGCTGGTTATGCAACGCCTGCGGTTTACTGACCTGCTAAGGTTCTTTCCTGCTTCAACCTAGCCAGCCGTTCATTCTCTTGTCGCAGTAGCGTATTGTACGTTTCCGTGCGCTTCTTATCGAGGTTTCGTTCTATAAGCCATGTGGTGAGACCGACCACGAAGACGACGATGTAAACAGCCCGTGTCTTCGCGATCCCGTCTCCAACGCCGAGCAGCTCTGTCAGCAGGAAGCAGATGAACCAAGTTATAGCAATGCTGGTTAGGGTAGGGATGATTGGCTGCCAGCTACCATGCTTCAGCCGCGTCTCACGTTCCACCATGTCGAAGTCAACTTGATCCCCAGTTCCCATTGTGCCCCCTCTGGTGACGTACACTTGACGACTTTATCGCACGTCAACGGCACTCACTAGTAGCGGAAGCCAGCGTCCACACCCTTTGTAGAAGCCGCATGTCCGATAGGGTATACCTAAGCGGACTGCCGGGAAGTGCATATGTTTTTGTCCGTTAGGGTTGACTATCGACTTTCGGACAATTATTCATTCGGACACAATCCATACGGACAGTCCGGAGAGAACATGTCAACCTTCCTCTATGCCCGCGTATCGACCGCAGAGCAGACCCTTGAGCATCAGCGTACCCAAGCGGAGCAGTCCGGCTTCAGGTTCGATTACATCATTGCAGACCATGGCGTTTCTGGTGTCTCCGTCTTGATGAAGGACAGGCCAGAAGGGAAGCGGCTCTTCGACATGCTGCGTTCAGGCGATACACTGGTGGTTCGCTGGGTAGACCGGCTGGGGAGAAACTATGCTGATGTCACGGATACTATCAGAGAGTTCATTCGGCGCGGCGTGGTGATCAAGACCATCATCAACGGCATGACCTTCGATGGCACAACTACAGACCCCATACAGATGGCTGTCAGGGACGCATTGATTGCCTTCATGGCCGCCACCGCACAGGCCCAAGCTGAGGCCACCAAGGAGGCCCAGAAGGCCGCCATAGCAACGATCAAGGCCCGTGACGATGGCACCTACAAGGGCAGGAAGCCTAGTTTCAACCGGAACCAAATGGCGTTGGTCATGGATATGGACGGCAAGGGAAACAACGTTTCCGAGATCGCCAAGGCTACGGGGCTTTCGCGGCAGACAGTCTATCGTATCAAGGATGATGCGGCAGGGGCAGAGAAGGCGCTGGCAACGTGGGGACTGTGAAGGTTTGTAAGCCTGTCTTTCACACCCTGATTATGCGTTTTGCCGGAAAAGGAAAAAGGCCACGGTCTGGATCACCGTGACCCTTTATCTAACCCTCTAGCGAAGGGGGATGGGGAGCCTAGCGGTTCCTCATCTCCTACATCTTACATGGAGTGTTGGCCACAGCAAGCAGGCAGCCTCCAACCCCACCACAGTCAATTACCGTCCAAGAAGGCGAGAGCAACAGACAGCCGTGGTTCGTTGTGCCTGACGCGTACCGCAGGACGACATTCCGGCCTATAACAGAAGTCAGCCTTGAAATATCTCTTCCACTCTGTCGATCAGGGGCACAACCGTTGGGGCTCTCTCCCCAGCGCTACCCTTAAATTCTGAGAAATCCAGCGCATCGACAGTACGTTGTATGTCGCCCCCCGTCTTTCCATACTCCTTGCCGACAATGCCATAAATTCTGTGGAGCTCAGTCGCTGGGGTTTCAATAATCTCACTATCGCCAGCGATGTTAACGCCCACGTCTTGCAGGATTTTTTCTACAGTTAGCGCCTCATCTATAGCGATAAAATGCTTATTCTCAGCAATAAACCAAGCCTCAACCTCCATCCTCGCGATTACGATCAGAGGTTTCAAAGCTTTGTTTTCGAAGTGTTTCACTGAGCCTTCTCTCAGCCTATCGTAGTCGTCATAGGTGAAGTTGGGCCGTAGGTCTCTGACCCCAATCAGATGCGTATATCCGTTCTTTATCAGCCCATCTATGCGATCGTTGATCATGGATATGACCCTCTCCTCGCCGCCGCAGTTCATGACAAGGAAGTAGAAGTCGTGGGGTTCGTTTTCCGCCACGCCTTCATGTTGGAGCCTAATCTCAATAAAGTCCGTCTTGCGCCCGCCGTACGCCGAGCTCTTTGTAACGTGGTAGGCCCTGTTGCCAGCAAAATGCTCAATCAATTTGCAGATAAACGACTGCTCGGTTTTGCCTTCTGTGAATATCGCAATTTTTTCGGTCAATGGCGTGTCACGTATGATTGGGAGAAAAAGTCAAAGTTGCTCAGCCCGGTAAACTTGAAATCTTTAAATTTTTCCGGAGAGTTAAACTTATTGAACGGCCTGACGGTTGTTTTATCTCTAACCAATACAGTCCAATAGTCCAAATTCATGGCGTTCATGATGAAACGATCATTTGACGTCATAATTATTTGTGCTTGGCTCTCAGTTATTTCTTCAACTAAAACCTCAATAAGCGCCGACGAGCGCTCAAAATCAAGCCCTTGCCCAATATCGTCTAGAAGAATGCATTCTGGACTTTGCGACAGCAGTCCATAAGTTAAATGAATAATAATGGCGAGCGCAGAGAACATGCCGTCGGACATGAACTGCTGTTCAACATATGTGTTTATTCCATCTTCTTTTACCCTAAGTGTTTCAACTTTGGCGTCCCCCCAACCCTGAATACGCAATTGGGTAGCATGCCCTACATCGACTGAATTAATCTTATAGCCGACGCGGTTCATAGACTTCAAAATCGAGGTTTGAAAACGACCCGAAAACCGTTTCATCCCCTCCCTAAAAATCTGAATAGTTTGGGTCTCATCCTTAAAATTGATTTCCGTTTCAATTCCAGACACAGGAAGAAGCAGATTGTTCTTGCCAAGCGTATGACCACCAAAGTGGAAGTGGTAGGTCTGGTCGGCCCACTTAACGAGTGGACCCAGAAATGCATGCTGTATTGTGTCGTATCGGGAGTACGCTGCCACTTGCGACTGTGGTGTCTGGAACTTCAGGTCCCGGTTCAGTTCCTCAGCCCAAATTTTACCCTCGCCGCCTTCACCGCGTTGCAGAAGGGTCTGATCGTTTCTAGTCAAGATTTCCTTCGTGACCAATTGGTCCTTGGTGTAGAGCTCGTAGCGCCACTCCTGATTGTCGTGTTCAAATTCGGCAATAAAGTCTCCCCCTGACAGGACAGGACCGCCATTCAGCATTTTGCTCAATGAAGATATCGTATTGAGGGTTCGCGACTTGCCCGTGGAATTGATGCCGACAATCAGATTGAGTTGTTGAAGATCGAGGGGCTCTAAAATCCACTCTTTCGGGGTGTCAACAAATTCGGTGTATGAATACTTCTTAAGGCGCATTGCAACCTCTTGTGGCGCTTCTTGCTGCACTTAAACCATATATCTCGCGCTCGGAAAAGAGACAGGAAACCTATTTCAGTTGTATCAAGCTCGCCGCTAAAAGTCATCCAATTCACTTGCGTACTATCTGTCCTACGGGAGTAGGCCCTGCATTGCCCACCGCTACAAAAAGCGCTACAAAGCGTCAAATCGCAGCGACGATTTAGTCAATGAAATCAATGTGTAGCGACGGTATCCCTCGACCCCCGTCGTCCGCACCATTTCAAATCAATCTCCTCGATCTTCCAGATAGCTCCGATATTCAGTGGCTTACCGTCGCCCTACCGTTACTAAGGGCACCTAAGGCGTTAGCCGTGATGAGCGTTTTCGCAAACCGTCGTCAATCTCCCTGTCGTCACCATCAAGAACAACGCGGTCGTCGCTAATAGCCGGGACGTCGCGGCCTACTTCGAGAAGGAACAAGGGAACATCCTGCGGGACATCGACAACCGGATCGAACAGGGTGTGCTCAATGTTGAGCTGGCCCCCTACATCAACGCTCAGAATTATCAGTCATATCGTGCACTCGATATGGCCCGTCATGGCTTTTCTACAGCGCAGCTTTCGCCTTCTCCTTAGTTCCAACACTGGCCACCTGCGATGTCCTCCCTGCTATCCGGAAGGATATCCTGTACGTG contains:
- a CDS encoding competence/damage-inducible protein A encodes the protein MVSPKLVTAAMLAIGDELLSGRTKDRNIGHLADVLYLAGIDLKEVRIVGDEEEAIVEALNALRSRYTYVFTSGGIGPTHDDITADAVARAFGLACVHDPLAMKLLGEMYDRRGIEFNEARQRMARMPEGARHIENKVSTAPGFIIGNVHVMAGVPQVFTAMLETLVPTLAAGSPMLSRAVTSPFGEGDIGTQLAAIQKAHPETSIGSYPRFDGNRFSTEIVIRSREEAPAEAVERDVLAMIAEIAAAKSAK
- the wrbA gene encoding NAD(P)H:quinone oxidoreductase type IV, with the protein product MAKVLVLYYSSYGHIETMAYAVAEGAKSAGADVTVKRVPELVSEEVAKASHYKLDQKAEVAKVDELADYDAIIVGSGTRFGTVTSQMRNFWDQTGGLWFSGKLVGKVGSVFTSSATQHGGQESTILGFIPTLLHHGLVVVGLPYAFQGQSGVDEIKGGSPYGASTITDGDGSRQPSAIELEAARYQGAHVAKIAAKIAG
- a CDS encoding Rha family transcriptional regulator; this encodes MIGKQPSSAVLTMSSREIAELTGKRHDNVIRDIKAMLTDLSFEASDFAGSYIDPTGRELPCFNLPKRETTILVSGYSVTLRARIVDRWMELEEQARSTPITTPALPDFSNPAEAARAWAEQYEHRPSR
- a CDS encoding BRO family protein, which encodes MTNLTTFKYLSKLVRVIEIDGQPWFAARDLCATLDMFQRTRRGYTEVNTSRFRDVVGDQDVTHIAGVGNGGTGLLFVSEAGLYRLVMRPDKPEARAFQDWVTREVLPAIRKDGMYVAGEEKLKTGDMDEDELTLLVMQRLRFTDLLRFFPAST
- a CDS encoding recombinase family protein, with amino-acid sequence MSTFLYARVSTAEQTLEHQRTQAEQSGFRFDYIIADHGVSGVSVLMKDRPEGKRLFDMLRSGDTLVVRWVDRLGRNYADVTDTIREFIRRGVVIKTIINGMTFDGTTTDPIQMAVRDALIAFMAATAQAQAEATKEAQKAAIATIKARDDGTYKGRKPSFNRNQMALVMDMDGKGNNVSEIAKATGLSRQTVYRIKDDAAGAEKALATWGL
- a CDS encoding AAA family ATPase, which codes for MRLKKYSYTEFVDTPKEWILEPLDLQQLNLIVGINSTGKSRTLNTISSLSKMLNGGPVLSGGDFIAEFEHDNQEWRYELYTKDQLVTKEILTRNDQTLLQRGEGGEGKIWAEELNRDLKFQTPQSQVAAYSRYDTIQHAFLGPLVKWADQTYHFHFGGHTLGKNNLLLPVSGIETEINFKDETQTIQIFREGMKRFSGRFQTSILKSMNRVGYKINSVDVGHATQLRIQGWGDAKVETLRVKEDGINTYVEQQFMSDGMFSALAIIIHLTYGLLSQSPECILLDDIGQGLDFERSSALIEVLVEEITESQAQIIMTSNDRFIMNAMNLDYWTVLVRDKTTVRPFNKFNSPEKFKDFKFTGLSNFDFFSQSYVTRH